The genomic stretch GTCGTTATGAAGAAACATTTCGTCATGGTATTGATGGGCTTAGCGTTGTTCGCTGGTCAAGTCTCTGCACAGCAGGCGACAGTTACCGGTAAGGTCACGACTGAGCAGGGTGCTCCCTTCGCCGGAGTAGCGGTTATCGTCAAGGGGACACGTACGGGCACCACGAGCAACAGCGAAGGGAATTATTCCATTCGCGCCGCTGCCGGCGAGGTCCTCCAGTTCAGATACATTGGAACCGCGCCCGAAGAACGTACTGTTGGGGCCGGCGCGACCAATGTCATCAACGTTCGGCTTCGCAGGGTTGCCGCCAGTCTCGACGCCGTGGTTGTCACCGCGCTCGGCGCCACCGCCACGCAGAGGTCGCTGGGCACCGCTCAGCAGGCGGTTCAGGGCGCAGAGATCGCGGAAACGCAAAGAGAGAATTTTGTGAACGCGCTGCAGGGACGCGTCGCTGGCGTCGAAGTGACGAGCAGCTCGGGCGTTCCGGGAGCCTCGTCATCGATCACCATCCGAGGCGTCAGCTCGATCAGCAGCAGCAATCAGCCGCTTATGATCATCGACGGCTTGCCGATGGACAACAAGACCCTCAACACCGGGGTGCTGGCATCCGACGCGCCGGGATCGACGACCGCGTTCAATAACCGCGGCGTCGACTTCACCAACCGTTCAGCGGATCTCAACCCCGAGGACATCGAGAGTCTGGTCGTCCTCAAGGGACCGGAAGCTTCCGCTCTCTACGGCATCGATGCCGCAAACGGCGCGATTGTCATCACTACCAAGCGCGGCAAACCTGGCGTTGGAGGGATGCAATACAGCAACAGCTTCCGGATGGAACGCACGAGAGCGAATCCCGAAACCCAGCGGGTATACGGCCGGACCACTGACGACGGCGCGCTTTCGTACTTCGGCACCCCGTACCCCACCGAGACTGTTTTTTACGACAACATCGACGGTTTCTTCCGGTCGGCTTTGACCCAGAAGCACAATCTGTCTTTCAGCGGAGCATCCTCCGACAGCAAGATCAATTATCGTGTGGCGACGGCCGTTACGAAGGAAGAGGGAGTCGTCCCAGGCTCGCAGTATGACAGGATCAACGTCACTGGCGCTTCGCGAGCCCAGGTTACCAACTGGTTGAACGCGGATCTTTCGATGGGTTATACCTACGCGAACAACGATCAGCCGTACAAGGGAAACAACGGTCCGCTTATCGGCCTGCTGCTGTGGCCGCAGACCGACGACGCGAAGGATTACCTGACTGCAGCGGGCGCCCGGCGCAGAGTGTCGAACCTCGCCGCATCGACCGAAGTTGACAACCCGTACTTCAACGTCCTGAAGAACAAGATCAATTCCAAGAACAACCGCATCATCGCCAACCTCGGCCTTATCCTGACTCCATTCTCATGGGGTAATCTCAAGACAAACATTGGCGCGGACAGCTACACCAACCAGAACCAGATCGTGCGGCACCCCGAGAGCGCGTACGGCACTACCGTCAATGGTATTATCGACCAGGCAGCCGACGTCACGCGAAGCATCAACGCGCAAACGTTGCTCAACTTGAACAGCCGCGCTCTCACCAGGAGCATCTCGATCAGTGGTTTGGTGGGTAATCAGATTTCTGACTACAAGTCGAACACGGATGCACTCAAAGGTCAGGATTTTCTGGACCCGAACTTCTCGTCGATTAACAACACGAATCTGAGAATCAACAGGACCACTATCTCGCAGCGCCGTCTGGTGGGTCTCTACGGGCAGGCGGTATTCGATTACAAGAAGTACCTGTACGTGACGCTTCAGGGCAGGAATGACTGGACGTCCACGATTCCGCAGGACAAGAACTCGTTCTTCTATCCTTCCATTTCGTCGAGCTTCGTCTTCTCCGATGCATTTCCGGGCATCGGCCGCTTCATGACCGGCAAGCTGAGAGGGGGCTACGCCGAAGTCGGCAAGGATGCGAGACCCTACGCGTACCGGCCGTCACTGGAGTTCAAGACGACCGCCAACGGTGGTTACGGGTATGGATTTACTGGCCCGAACCTCGATCTGAAGCCTGAGTTCGCGCGCTCATACGAGGTCGGAACCGAGCTGAGCTTTCTGGAAGATCGCATCGGAGTCGATGCGACCTATTACCGTAAGCAGACCAAGGATCAGATCGTCAACGACATCCGCGGCAGCTACGCGACCGGCTTCATTCTTTTCAATCTCAACGGCGCCGTCACGCGAAATCAGGGCGTCGAAGTGACGGTGCGCGGGACTCCCGTACAAAGGGCCGGTTTTTCATGGGATGTTCTGGCCAACTTCGACAGATCGAGAGGCAAGGTGCTCGCATTGCCGAATGCGTTGCCTGAGTCCTATGTCTCGGACACCTGGCTCTTCGGCAATGTGAGGAATGGGACGGCGCCGGGCCTGTCGACGCGATCGCTGACCGGTCTGTTCTATCTTCGCAATACGAAGGGCGACCTGCTGATCGATCCGACCAGTGGCCTTCCATTACGATCGACGACTTTCATCGACGCCGGCTACGATCGTCAGCCCGACTATACGGTTGGACTGACTAACACGTTCCGGTTCAAGCGGCTTTCGATGAACTTCCTGCTCGACATACGGAAGGGCGGAGACGTATTCAACGCGACGGAGCAGTTTCTTACCGCGAGGGGGCTCAGTCCGCGGACACTCGACCGGGACCAGCCGCGGGTGATTACGGGTGTGCTGAGAGACGGCAAGGAAAATTCTGCCAACCCGACGGCAAACACCATCGTCGTGATTCCAGCTGTTCAACCGTCGTACTACACGAACATCAGCGAAGAGCTGTTCATCGAGAAAAACATCAACTGGCTGCGGCTCAGGGATGTGACGCTCCGCCTCGCGCTTCCTGAGCGGTTCGCAAGAAATGCAAGCGTGTTCGTCACAGGAACGGATCTCTTCCTGTTGACCAACTATTCTGGACTCGACCCGATTGTGAACGGTAATACCGCAGCGGTTGGTGGGTCGGGAGCAACGGGTATCGACTTCGGCAACTTCCCCATGCCTCGCGGCATGAACTTCGGAATCAAGGTGGGCTTCTAATGAAAAGACGATATGCAGCACTGTTCGTGGGCGTTCTCGGCCTGACGAGCTGTGACGAATTCCTGGACGTCAATACGAATCCGAACGCGCCACAGAGCGTCTCGGCGAATCTATACCTGCCGCCGATGCTGCACTGGATGGTGACGTCACCCCAGTTCGACGGCCGCTTCGTTGCCCGCTACACGCAGCAGTTCACGCTGCCGGGCACGTTTCTGTCGACATGGGACAGAATGGGATACGATCCATCGAGTGACAACGGTGGTCAGCAATTCCGGGACGTCTACTGGACACTGGGTCAGAATCTCGTCGACATGAATACCAAGGCGGAGGCCGAGGAGCGCTGGGACCTCCTTGGCGTGGGTTATATCCTGAAGGCGTGGGGCTGGCAGGCAACGACCGATCTCCATGGCGAAATCATCGTCAAGGAAGCCATCGACCAGTCGAAGTTCACATTCAACTACGACACCCAGGAATACGCTTATCAGGAAGTACAGCGGCTGCTGAAAGAGTCGATCGGCCTGCTGCAGCGTTCCGGGGGAGCTACCGATCAGACATTTCTCGCCAGGGGCGACAAGATTTACAACGGTGATCGCTCGAAGTGGTTGAAGCTGGCGCACGGAATGCTGGCGCTCAACCTGAACCACTATTCCAACAAGGCCTCATACAGACCCGCCGAAGTGATCGCCGCGGTAGATAAGTCGTTCACGGGCAACATCGATGACGCATTGCTCACTTATCCGAACACGAACAATGACGACATCAATTTTCTGGGTCGAACAAGGAATAATTTCACCAGCTACAGGCAGACCCAGTTCGTGGTGAATCTGATGAACGGAGTGCAGTTCGGGGGAGTTGTCGACCCACGGATGAGCCGCATGCTGTCGCCGTCACCGGACGGCCAATTCCGCGGCCTTGATCCGAACGTCGTCAGTTTTGGCGGTCTCCCGACAACGCAGCAGCCGAATAATTTTTACGGGTATGCGGGAACCGGAGGGGGGCAGCTGCCCGGTCGTTATCTGTTCGACGACAAGGCAAAGATGCCGGCAATGACCTACTCGCAGTTGCAGTTCATCAAGGCGGAAGCCGCGTTTCGCATGGGAGACAGAGCAACGGCTTTGCTTGCGTATCGGAACGCAGTCTCATCTCACATCGATTTTGTCAATGCAAGGAATGCTGACAACAATCAGACTCCCACCCAGATAAGCGCGGCTGAGAAAGCAGCATTTCTCGCATCGCCGGAGATTGTCCCGGCGGCGGGCGCTCTGACGCTGACCCACATCATGTCCCAGAAGTACATCGCCCAGTGGGCTTGGGGACACAATGAGCTCTGGATGGATATGCGCCGGTATCATTACACGGACATCGATCCTGCAAGCGGCAAACAGGTCTTTCCTGGATTCACTCCCCCCACGAATCTCTATGGGGACAATGGGGGCAAGCTCGTACAGCGCATCAGGCCGAGGTACAACTCGGAGTACGTGTGGAACAGGGCAGGGCTGGACGCGATCGGCGGCCTCGCTCTGGATTATCACACCAAGCCGTTATGGATAACTCAACCGTAATATGACAATGAACAGATACATGTCAGTGGCAGCGCTCCTGTCCGCCGCGCTGTTGGCATCGTGTGAAAAGAATGCCGTGCAGGACATCACGGGGGTCGTTCCAGGCGCCAGCGTAAAGTTCTTCAACTTCGCGGTGAACGCGCCCGGCGTCCATTTCTACGCCAACGATACCAAGGTGACCGCAATCTTCTCAGCAACGGGCGCAGAGGCAGTTACGGGAACCATATACGGTGGTGTGGGCGCGGGCGGATTTTATTCCGCGATTGCGCCTGGCCAGTACACTCTCTCCGGGAAGATCGCAGCCGTGACCGATAAGGATCTGGCTATCTCCAAGGCGACCGTAAACATTGCCGAAGGCAAGCGCTATTCCTACTACCAGAGTGGATTCTACAATGCCGCGGGGAAAGCCGCGGACGCTTTCATCGTCGAGGATAATTTTGTCAACACTCTGGATTATTCCGTCGCCTACGTACGATTCGTCAATGCGATTTCGAATGCCAACCCGATGACGTTGTACGCGAGGAACACGACGACCATGACAGAGGCGGCCCTCGGCTCGTCCGTCGCTTACAAGTCGGCGGGCGCATTCACGGCCGTACCGAACGGCGTCTACGATCTAAGCACGCGTTACACGGGGGTCGCGACGAATGCCATCACCAGAGCCGCGGTCTCCTTCGTAGCAGGGCGGGTCTATACGATCGGTGCCAGAGGTGACATCACAGTCGTTTCGACGACAGCCGTCAACCGTCCCTTTCTCGATAATGACGCGAACAGGTAAGAAAAGCTGACGAAACCCCGGTAATTCCTCCGGGGTTTTATCGACCGCCATTCGGATTGCGAGGCGACCAATCGCATGAGGCTCGGGTTGCTGGTTTTACTGATGTTGCCGGCTCGGCTCATTACCGGGCAGGCACCGGCCATCTCCCATCGTGATCCTGTCGCCACCGTGAGCGGTCTTGTGCGGGACAGCGTTGCGCGCACTCCGCTTGTCGGCGCGATCGTTCAGCTTGTCGCAGCCGAAGGCGGGGCCGCTATCAATCGCACTGCGGTCTCGGACTCCATTGGCCGGTTCTCACTGAGCGATGTCCCGAACGGCCGTTTCATGCTGGGCTTTTTTCATCCCATGCTCGACTCGCTTGGCGTGGACGCGCCGCTGCGCGAGGTGAACGTCGATGGGCAACGTGTCGTTCGCGCTGATTTGGCCATCCCGTCCCCGGCAAGGCTTCGTGCCGCGATCTGCGGGGCAAAGCCGGCGTCGAAATCCGATGTTTTTCTGATTGGCATCGTCCGCAATGCACAGGATGGCGCGCCCGTAGCCGGCGCCAGGGTAAAGGGAGAGTGGCTCGAGCTCTCCTTCAGGCGAGACGGACTCGCCCGGCGTATTCCATCTCTGGTTGCAACGACTGGAACCAACGGCTGGTTCGCCATGTGCAACTTGCCAAGTGACGGAACGATAGAGCTTGTAGCCAACCGTGGAGCTGACAGCACGGCCGTAATCGAGGTTCAGGTTCCAGCCGAGGGGTTGCTGCGGCATGACCTCTACATTGGGGCGGCGGGGGCGGCCTTTGCCGCTGGGCTCGTTACTACTACGAACGCGCCTGTCGCTGGGGTCACTTCTGGGGAGAATGCAGTTGCAGGTCCGAGCCGCACCGTGCGCCGGGGCAATGGACGCCTGAGTGGCACAGTGGTGGCTACTGCGGGGGGAAAACCGCTGGCGGGTGCGCAGGTCAGCCTTACCGACGGCCCTGAAGCCCGGACCAATGAGCGCGGAGAATGGACGATCGTGCAAGCGCCTGGCGGCACACGGATGCTCGAGGTGCGCGCGGTCGGCTACTACCCTGAGCGTCGCCGCGTCGACGTTGTAACCAGTGCCACGCCAATCCACCTGACGCTCTCTACGCTCAAGACTGTACTGGACACAGTCAAGATTCTGGCAAGCCGTCGGGTGTACGACCGTGATCGCAACGGGTTTCAGCACCGAAGGCGCGCAGGTCTCGGACGCTACCTTACCGCTGAAGATATTTCGCGGCAGCGTCCGATCGTAACGTCGGACCTATTTCGGAACATGTCGGGCGTCAGGGTTGCATCAGGCGCAACCGCCCTGGACAGGCAAATCCTCGTTCGAGGCAACATGGCCGAGTGGTGCTCGCCGTCGATCTACCTCGACGGCCATAACGTCGGAGGCCTCACCGCTGAGGACATCGACGTCTGGGTGGACCCCGATGATGTTGGGGGTATCGAGATATACCCGGGACTCGGCACTCCACCGGAATTCCAGCAAGGAATGAACAACTGCGGCAGCATTCTGATCTGGACGAAGTAACCGCCTCGAGGTCGACAACCCGCGCAGCGAAGCATCGACGGGGCCCGTCGTCAGATCACTTTCTGAGCGTCTGCGCAAGGAGCTCGGGCATCGCGTGAAGGTGGTCGACATGGTCCGGAGCAGAGTTGCCGGCGTAGCCGAGCAGCTGGAAGTGGCCCGAGCGGACTTCGCTGAGCTGCTGCATCCCGCGGGGGCCCCACTTGATGACGGGCCTGCGACGGAGACCGAGCGCGCGTAGCAGCCAGCTGGCCGTCTCTGTGGTGCTGGCGAAAGTGCCGGGAAAGATTTCCGAGTGCGTAACCATGAAGCGCTTTTCACCGCGCTGCGCGGCCCGGGCGAAGTCAGCGAACTCCACGAGGTTTGTCGGATCCAATGTGCCGCCGGCAGCAAGCATCGCGCCGCTGGGCAAGTACGAGGTGTGCATGCCATCGAGCAGCAACACTGCGCTGACGGCTGCGAAGTGGCGGGGTTCGCGCAGGATTGCACGCACGGCCCCGTGGCCAGCGGAAAACCCTGCCAGCGTTACACGTTCGATCCGCGTTGGTTTCCCAATCGCCGCCGATACCTCCCGGGTAACTCCGGCCAGAAGTGACTCGAATGCGGTACCATCGGCGAAGGCGGCATGGTAAGCTCCCGAGCCGGCGCCAAGGTTGACGACCACCGTGACCGAATGTTCGTCAAGTTCAGCAACCGCCTGTTCCGCGACCCACGCGGCGCCATGGAAGTGAACAACAATATCGACGGTTTTGCGCACTCGCGCTTTATTGCGCACCAGAAGCTCGACGCGCCTGCCCCCAGGCCCAACGAATGAGCGTCGATCTCCCTCGATCGCCCTCGGGGCAAGACGCTCATGGGGCCGTGTTTCTTCCACCATTGGCGAAGGATTCTGCGACGCAGCCGATGGGGCTGGAGGCTGAGCAGCGGCGAACGATGACGACGCCAGTGCAGCCAGGGTGGCGATCAACGCGGTGTTCAGGCGTACAGTCACCCTCGCTTGACGTAAACGATGCGCAGGTGCACCATACCGTCGTACTGCGAAGGACCAACAGCACGAGGGTTCATGCATAAATCCGGCGGGTTGAAGTTGAGGAGTATACGAATGAGTGCGGCCATCATGCTGCTTGGGTGCAAGTCGGCGGTGGCGCCGCTCGATGGAGACATCTACATCCTGGAATCCATCTCCGAAAGGTCGCTCCCGGCACCATACTCGGCCATTGCCGAATCCGCCAACCGCATTCATGCCGACACCATCGCGTTTGACGTTAACGGAAGCGGTGAACGCCGTACTGTGTATGACTCCTATCAGGGGACAATGAGGCTCGCGCGCGCCACATTCACCTACCATCGCATGGGTGGCCGTGTCGAAATAGCGTTCGACTGCCGGGACACCGAAGTGTGCATTGCCCCGCCCCAGCTTGCTGGCACAATCACGAACACCGGACTGACTATTACCGAGTCAAAAATCACGCGCCTGCCGCTGGTCTTTCGCCGTCTTTGAGGCGGGTTGAGCAGGTACGTCCATGAATTTTTTGCCGATATCGGGCCCGCGTTTGCAGGTGCGCAGCGGAATGCTTGACCACGCAGTTAACGGGAAGTGATAACGGTTCTCCCAGCGTGTACCTTTGATACGTCTAATGTGTAGTACTATACGTTAGCGAATGCCCGACTCAACCATGCGATGAGGAGTTGTATCTAAATGCACAAGTTCCGTTTAGTGGGTGCCGCGCTCCTCGTTATCGCCTGCAGTGGCGATAAATCAGTCGGTCCGCCGGTTACGTCGTCGGTTGCCGTCACGTTCGCGCCCACGCAGATCTCTGTAAACGAGACCGCCCAGGCGACTGCAATCGTGAAGGACCAGAGCGGAAACGCTCTGACTGGCAAGACCATTGAATGGACCAGTCTCAACCCCAACGTCGCGACCGTGACCGCGGCCGGGGTGATACGCGGGGTCTCTGCCGGTACCGCGACGATTCAGGGGAAGGTCGATGGAATCGTTGGCACTGCGACCGTGATCGTGATTGCACCAGCACAGTCCTGCTTGGGTGGCCCGACGGTGGTCGACCTTGCTCCTGGTGGCGTTCGCGTCCTGAGCTCTGCGCAGACCAGAGGTTGCATCAAGATATCCTCGACCGCAGCGGCATCCGACCACGTGGTCATAGCTGCAAATGCGAACGCGCTTCCTGATATTGTCGCGGATTACATCATCAAGTCTGACGAAGGAGAGACCGTACCTTCGAGCAATTTCCTGGCGACGCCTGCCATGATCCGCTCGTCGCTGACGGCCGCCGAGCCATCGTTCGGGGGGGCACTGCAGGTGACGTTCGAGCAGAAAATCAGACGGATGGAGCGTCAGGTGCTTGATCTGCCCGGTGGCCAGCGCGCATTTCGTGAGCGAACGGCAAGCAATGCACTCAGGTACTCGCAGTTGGCTGCGATACCCGTTGTTGGAGAGAAGACGCCGTTCAAGGTTCCGCAGTCATGTTCCAAGTTCACGAGCATCACAGCGACTGTGCAGTACATCAGCACCCGCGCGATCATCTACACGGACGATGCATCTCCCGGTGGAGGCTTCACTGCCGCGGACTTCCAGGCTATCGGTGATGAGTTCGACAATCTGATCTACCCCACCGATGTTTCGTACTTCGGCACGCCGCTCGACCTGGACAACAATGGCCGGGTTATCATCCTCTACACGCCGGAGGTCAACAAACTCACTCCGATGGGTAACCCCGGCGGTTTCGTTGGAGGGTTTTTCTTCGCCGGCGATCTCTTTCCGGCGAGCGGTCAGAACTCATGTGCGCAAAGCAACGTCGGCGAAGTTTTCTACGTGCTGGCGCCCGATCCGGATGGCTCCGTCAACGGAAACGTTCGCAAGACCATTGACGTTAGGCAGGGGACCCGTGGCACCATCGCGCACGAGTTCCAGCACATGATCAATGCGTCGGAGCGAATCCGGACACCCGTGGTCGTCGATGACTTTGAATCCGTGTGGCTCGACGAGGCAATGGCCCACTTTGCTGAAGATGCGACGGGCAGGGCGCTGAAGCAGATTGGAGAGGCGGAGAATGCCGATTTCACACGATTGGTGAGCAATCGCAATGACTACAACGCTTACTTCTTCCAGAATTTTGCGCGGTTCCGGCTCTACCTGCAGAATCCGGGGCCGAATGCGCCAACGAGCTCGCTTGCTGACAGCTCACTCGCGGCCCGCGGAGCGGCCTGGGCCTTCCTCAGGCACACGGCCGACCATTATGCACCTGGCGGCGACATCAAGGCCTTTACGAAGGCGCTTGCAGTTTCCCCCGACACGGGCGTGTCGAACCTGCTCAAGCGCATCGGCGGCGGCGTACCGTTCGACACCCTTGTCGCGGGCTGGATGGTTGCCAACTACGCCGACGACCTGGGGATCCCCAATCTCGCCGTCAAATACACTTACAAGACCTACAACATGAGGAGCAACGTTGCGGCGCTGAACTCAGGAACGTATCCGCTCCTTGTGAATCAGATTGCCGGTGGTTCGTACGTGTCGCCACCACTCAAGGCGCGATCTGCCTCCGGCAATTATTTCCGGTTTGTGAGAGCTGCTGGCGCGCCCGCGCGGAGCTTTCGGTTCCTGAATCTCGATGCCGTGACGGCGGCGAGCTTTACCGGAGCGACGTTCTACATTCTTCGCGCGCAGTAGCGCTGCCGCGGGCGGCATAGCAGGGCGCTGCTGCGGCTCAGGTATCAGCGCCACCTCGAGGAAACGGAGAAGGGCCAGCTACGATTCGCGGCTGGCCCTTCTTCTTGTTCTCTGTACTGCGCAGACTATCGCTTGATAGGCCTGACCTTTCCGTCTTCCCCGATTTCAAGTACAGGGGCCGTCACGCTGTCGCGCTCCCTTGAATCAGTCGCTGGCCGCTTGGCGGTTTCTCCGGCGACGGGAGGCAGGTTCCGCCTGACTGCGCTCTGCGAGGGGGCAGTGTCGGCCGCTGGCGGCACCGTTTGCGGCATCACTGCGGGAGCCGCTGTGTCCGTGGGTGTATTCATGCCTGCGGCACCGGTGTCAATCGCCGCAGCACCGGTATCCACTGCAGCGTCGTCGCCTCCACCCGAGCAGCCGGCGATGCCGCCGGCGTAGCCAATGATTATTGCCGTCAGCACAGTCCTTCGCTTTGCGAACTTCATGATATTCTCCAGGCTGTTCACGTTAGTTGCTTCCGTGCCGCTCACTGAACCCGCAAAGTGCGGATGCCGCCGGTAGGCGTGACTTCCAGGCGCGGCGGAAGCAGAACTTCCCACGCCTGTGTAGCGTCGCTGCTGGCAGATTGGCGAAGAGGTGCGGCAACAGGGGTGGGAACCGTGTACGGATCTGCGGCAGCGGGATTCACCGTGTAACCGAGATCGGCGAGCGCCTGAATCGTCATCAGGCTGTACTGGTTCGGGATTCTGACTCCTCCCACAAGGCCTTCGATGAAGCCAGTCATCAGCTCTGAATCGAAAACTGTCTCGCGCCAGTGGCTGTCAGCCGTGCCCGGCCCACCCGTATTCTCCAGTGGAACACTTCCCGGACAAACCGCCGCCCCCCCCAGGGTAACGCATGCAGCAACGCCCAGCACGCCGGTGTATCGCGTTTCAGGCGTGCCTGCGCCGGCAATGAGGCCCTTGGGCTCCCACTTGAATCTGTTGATGCCAACAACGTGCAGCATCTCGTGGAGAACCGTATCATCCAGCCGCCCCGAAGTTGCCAGCCCGTTGATGTCGTCGGCATCGAATCGCATGGTTCCGATAATGGTATGGAGCGATCCGGGTCGTGATAAACACGAACCCGCGCTTGCGAGTATCCTGCCGGGACCATCGATGGGAACCACAGTGGCGTAGATGATTACATCATCTATGGGTTCGTTGAGCACTACTCCTGTCGGGCCGCACGCACTGACATCTTGCGGGGTAGCGATAAAGTTGTTGAAGTCAGGAATATCTCCAACGATGCTCGCCCTGATTCGCGCCGCAGCGGAGGTGAACGCCGTCATCGCAGCTGCGGCGGGAGTCGGCCCGAAGAAGCGAATTTCCGGGTGATAGCTCGATAGCACCGCCGCCGTCACGACAACCGTCAGCGAGCCCGCGGTGGCCTGCAGAATCTGAGGCACGGCGCTCCGGCCGAGCTGCCACGGGGGAGAAGTCGCAACGCCGGTGCCATCGGTGTTGACCGGCGCACTCGACACCGTTCCGCTTCCGTTGCCCACCGTAAAAATCACCGGAGTGTTAGGAACACCGTTCCCGAATTGATCGCGCACCTGCACCCGTATGTCGGCCGGAGGGATTGTACCGGCGAGCGCGAGCTGATTGTCGCCGGAGAGAACGGCGATCGAAGCTGGGGCTCCCGCCGTTCCGATAATCGTTATGACAATCGGGGCAAGATTCCCCACTGTGATGGTGATCGTGTTGGGGCCCGCTACCTTCCCAGGTATGAACGTTCCGATTGGCGTAGGCGCTCCGGCGACCGTCTGCGTTGGCGCGTTCGTGAGCGTACCGCCGCCCGACGTCACCGTGATGGTGACCGGCACCCCGCCCAGAATATTCCCGCTCGCATCCTTGACCACGAATGAGGGTGCCGCAACGAGCACGATTCCCGCCGTGGCGGTCGGTGCGTTTGCCTCCGTCGCATTGATTGACGCCGCGGCGGGGGGAGCGGTGCCATCCTTACAGGCCGCGCTCACGAGAAGGAACGCGATCGTGATCCTGCGGGATACAGACAATCGACTGATTCTGGCCATCATAAGGAGTGGGGAAAGAGGTCGGATGCCGGGGGTAGTCCGACGGGTTCGGCTACCACGGGCAATTGATAGCAGCCGGACTGCAGTCCCGCAAGAAATACCCGGCCCTATGATAGTATGCACACAGGAAGAATCGTTCCACGCAAGCCCCATGGCATCAGCTCTCGCGCAACGCGGTCATTGGCGTTTCCCGGAACACGTCACGGCCCGCGAGCAGGCCGATGGCAGCGGTCAGGCCGAGCATCGACCCGGCAATCGCCAGAGCGGGCCCCAGGGCCGGGGAAAATGTGTTGCCGAAAACAAAGTGCGTCAGCGCCCAGCCGCCGCCAATAGCGAGCAACAGCCCGGTCAAGCTGCCAAGAAGTCCCAGCAATACGTACTCAGCAAGCAGAATCCGCATGATCTGCCCGCGAGTAGCGCCGAGCGTCTTGAGAAGCACTGACTCTCTGATGCGATCCCTCCGTGTGGCCGCTACCGCGCTGAACAATACCGGGATTCCGATCGCAAGACTGAACAATGCCATGAACCGGATTGCAGTCGACACCTTGCTGACAATTCGTGCGACTGTCTCCCTGATTAACGAAAGATCGAGGCTCGACACATTCGGGAATCGCGAAACAATATCGCGCTGAAGACCCGCCACGACGGTCTTACCCGGGACGTTCGCCAGCAGCACAAACTGTTTTGGCGCAGCTTCGAGGGAAGGCGGCGAAAAGACGGCAAAGAAATTTGGCTCGAAGCGCGCCCAGGTCACTTCGCGCAGGCTCGTGACCCGTGACGGAATTCCCACTCCCTGCACGTCCCACATAATCACGTCGCCGACCCTGATCCTGAGCTCATCGGCAACATCCTTTTCGAACGATACCTCGCCGGTATCGGCCCCGGTACGCAGCGAGGCGGCCGCGAACCATTTTCCGTCGACAATCTTCTCTCCCGACGTAACGGTATCCCTGTAGGTAGACCGGTATTCGCGACGCAATGCCCAGGAAGGGCGCCCGGACGGCCGCCGCTGTGTTGTCGTCGCC from Gemmatimonadaceae bacterium encodes the following:
- a CDS encoding leishmanolysin-related zinc metalloendopeptidase — translated: MSVSRRITIAFLLVSAACKDGTAPPAAASINATEANAPTATAGIVLVAAPSFVVKDASGNILGGVPVTITVTSGGGTLTNAPTQTVAGAPTPIGTFIPGKVAGPNTITITVGNLAPIVITIIGTAGAPASIAVLSGDNQLALAGTIPPADIRVQVRDQFGNGVPNTPVIFTVGNGSGTVSSAPVNTDGTGVATSPPWQLGRSAVPQILQATAGSLTVVVTAAVLSSYHPEIRFFGPTPAAAAMTAFTSAAARIRASIVGDIPDFNNFIATPQDVSACGPTGVVLNEPIDDVIIYATVVPIDGPGRILASAGSCLSRPGSLHTIIGTMRFDADDINGLATSGRLDDTVLHEMLHVVGINRFKWEPKGLIAGAGTPETRYTGVLGVAACVTLGGAAVCPGSVPLENTGGPGTADSHWRETVFDSELMTGFIEGLVGGVRIPNQYSLMTIQALADLGYTVNPAAADPYTVPTPVAAPLRQSASSDATQAWEVLLPPRLEVTPTGGIRTLRVQ
- a CDS encoding Ig-like domain-containing protein yields the protein MHKFRLVGAALLVIACSGDKSVGPPVTSSVAVTFAPTQISVNETAQATAIVKDQSGNALTGKTIEWTSLNPNVATVTAAGVIRGVSAGTATIQGKVDGIVGTATVIVIAPAQSCLGGPTVVDLAPGGVRVLSSAQTRGCIKISSTAAASDHVVIAANANALPDIVADYIIKSDEGETVPSSNFLATPAMIRSSLTAAEPSFGGALQVTFEQKIRRMERQVLDLPGGQRAFRERTASNALRYSQLAAIPVVGEKTPFKVPQSCSKFTSITATVQYISTRAIIYTDDASPGGGFTAADFQAIGDEFDNLIYPTDVSYFGTPLDLDNNGRVIILYTPEVNKLTPMGNPGGFVGGFFFAGDLFPASGQNSCAQSNVGEVFYVLAPDPDGSVNGNVRKTIDVRQGTRGTIAHEFQHMINASERIRTPVVVDDFESVWLDEAMAHFAEDATGRALKQIGEAENADFTRLVSNRNDYNAYFFQNFARFRLYLQNPGPNAPTSSLADSSLAARGAAWAFLRHTADHYAPGGDIKAFTKALAVSPDTGVSNLLKRIGGGVPFDTLVAGWMVANYADDLGIPNLAVKYTYKTYNMRSNVAALNSGTYPLLVNQIAGGSYVSPPLKARSASGNYFRFVRAAGAPARSFRFLNLDAVTAASFTGATFYILRAQ